The region CCACCATCATAATCCTTTGCCTGAACTCCGGGTTCAGGCGCTCGTAGAGGTCCAGCATCTCGAAACCGTCCATCACCGGCATGTTGATGTCCAGGAAGATCAGTTCGGGCTTGAAGTACTCGTCGCTTTCTTCCTCATAGTTGTTGTTACTCACATTGTACAGGTAATCAAATGCCTGCTTGCCGTTCACAAAAGTACGGATATGCTTTGCAACTTCCATCCTGTCGAGCAGCCGCTGGTTCAGGAAGTTAGTCGTGTCATCGTCATCAATAAGTAAGATTCCTGACAATTTTCTCATAGTATTATAATCACTCGTAAGCGCAGGGGCCAGGATAAGATCCTGGGGTCTATTGCAAATGTATGTAAACTTTAATTATCTGAGCAATTAAAAGCGCGCTATTTATCCAACTCTTTCCTGCTT is a window of Pontibacter kalidii DNA encoding:
- a CDS encoding response regulator; the encoded protein is MRKLSGILLIDDDDTTNFLNQRLLDRMEVAKHIRTFVNGKQAFDYLYNVSNNNYEEESDEYFKPELIFLDINMPVMDGFEMLDLYERLNPEFRQRIMMVVLTTSTHPQDTANSQKYNAEYLIKPLTAEKVNNLLKKHSDRNKKEA